The Dehalococcoidia bacterium genome includes a window with the following:
- a CDS encoding metal ABC transporter permease produces MPDLLEPLQYHFFVRGLLAALMAGGICGLLGVYIVLRRMSYIGHGLSHAVFGGAVVSYVISINFYIGAGMWGFLSALLINMTSRRRTIGADAAIGIITTASFALGVLLISRYNTFTRSFDAALFGSILGVTDRDLWVLAGVSLLTLAFAFFGYKQLLFNTFDPDVAPAYGVRSGTIDTLFALVLAAGIIASMRILGVTLIAAAIVIPPTVARLVTDSFSRMLIVSTMLGAVNGFAGLYLSYYLDSSSGATIVLLGTATFVVALLYASARERRYASRRPASQPVAVQGDGRVAFD; encoded by the coding sequence ATGCCTGACCTGCTGGAGCCGCTGCAGTACCACTTCTTCGTCCGCGGGCTGCTCGCCGCGTTGATGGCGGGCGGGATCTGCGGGCTGCTCGGCGTGTACATCGTGTTACGGCGGATGAGCTACATCGGTCACGGGCTGTCGCACGCCGTGTTCGGCGGCGCCGTCGTGAGCTACGTGATCTCGATCAACTTCTATATCGGCGCCGGCATGTGGGGCTTCCTGTCGGCGCTGCTGATCAACATGACATCGCGCCGTCGCACGATCGGCGCGGACGCGGCGATCGGCATCATCACGACGGCGAGCTTCGCGCTGGGCGTGCTGCTGATCAGCCGTTACAACACGTTCACCCGCAGCTTCGACGCTGCGCTTTTCGGGAGTATCCTGGGCGTCACGGACCGCGATCTGTGGGTCCTTGCCGGAGTTTCGCTGCTGACGCTTGCATTCGCGTTCTTCGGCTACAAGCAACTCCTGTTCAACACGTTCGATCCCGACGTGGCGCCGGCCTACGGCGTGCGGTCGGGCACGATCGATACGCTGTTCGCGCTGGTGCTCGCGGCGGGGATCATCGCTTCGATGCGCATCCTGGGCGTGACGTTGATTGCGGCGGCGATCGTGATTCCGCCGACGGTGGCGCGGTTGGTGACGGACAGCTTCAGCCGCATGCTCATCGTGTCGACGATGCTTGGCGCCGTGAACGGGTTTGCGGGACTGTACCTGAGCTACTACCTGGACTCGTCATCGGGTGCGACGATCGTGTTACTAGGCACGGCGACGTTCGTTGTCGCGTTGCTGTATGCGAGCGCGCGGGAGCGTCGATATGCGTCGCGGCGGCCGGCATCGCAGCCGGTGGCGGTGCAGGGTGACGGGCGGGTGGCGTTCGATTAG
- a CDS encoding DinB family protein, which produces MSRSLLDDAFAHHVWATLRLIDACLALSPAQLEAAVPATERSILATMRHVIGGDSFDLFVASGERGSFIRADRMGLAQLRAAMEDIGTGWSRLLDEGIDADAVLREVDPDDGFQRHAPMGIRLAQTLQHGTDHRSQICTALTTLGVEAPAVDVFSFGVQDGRVVEVPAPT; this is translated from the coding sequence GTGAGCAGGTCGTTGCTCGACGATGCGTTTGCCCATCATGTTTGGGCGACACTGCGGCTGATCGATGCGTGCCTCGCGCTCAGTCCTGCGCAGTTGGAGGCCGCAGTCCCTGCGACGGAGCGCTCGATTCTCGCGACGATGCGCCACGTTATCGGGGGCGACTCCTTCGACCTCTTCGTCGCGAGTGGTGAGCGCGGCTCCTTCATCAGGGCGGACCGGATGGGGCTTGCGCAGCTCAGGGCTGCGATGGAGGACATCGGCACCGGATGGTCGCGACTTCTCGACGAGGGCATCGATGCGGACGCCGTGCTTCGTGAGGTCGACCCTGACGACGGGTTCCAAAGACACGCTCCGATGGGCATCCGTTTGGCGCAGACGCTGCAACACGGGACCGACCATCGAAGCCAGATCTGCACCGCGCTCACGACGCTCGGCGTGGAAGCGCCGGCCGTTGACGTGTTTAGCTTCGGCGTGCAGGATGGCCGCGTCGTCGAGGTGCCAGCGCCAACCTGA
- a CDS encoding ABC transporter ATP-binding protein, with protein MAGQPLVVMQHLSAGYVGVPVVERVNLSITRGDFVGVVGPSGSGKTTLLKAMLGAVNVYEGNISIGGRPAGHRDARVGYVPQLETVDWHFPVTVEEVVMMGLAARSGPFPWSSKEHRAAARDVMARIGIDALRRRHIRELSGGQQQRVFLARALVSDPKLLLLDEPTSGVDIKTRDDVLHLLDELNHAGLTIVLTTHELNAVAAHLPWVVCVNGGVIAEGAPEHIFTTDILRRTYKADMNVIIHEGIPMVAEMPHRYGRSDKRADAMGARVEADAAGAKHA; from the coding sequence ATGGCAGGTCAACCGCTCGTAGTGATGCAGCACCTTTCGGCCGGGTACGTCGGCGTGCCGGTCGTGGAGCGCGTGAACCTTTCGATCACGCGAGGCGACTTCGTGGGCGTCGTGGGGCCGAGCGGATCCGGCAAGACAACGCTGCTCAAGGCGATGCTCGGCGCGGTCAACGTGTACGAGGGGAACATCTCGATCGGCGGCCGTCCGGCGGGGCACCGCGACGCGCGCGTGGGCTACGTGCCGCAGCTCGAGACGGTGGACTGGCACTTCCCGGTGACGGTCGAGGAAGTGGTGATGATGGGGCTGGCCGCGCGCAGCGGTCCCTTCCCGTGGAGCAGCAAAGAGCACCGTGCCGCGGCGCGGGACGTGATGGCGCGGATCGGCATCGACGCGTTGCGACGACGGCACATCCGCGAGCTGTCGGGCGGTCAGCAACAGCGCGTCTTCCTGGCGCGGGCGCTGGTGAGCGATCCGAAGCTGCTGTTGCTCGACGAGCCGACATCGGGCGTCGACATCAAGACGCGCGACGATGTGCTGCACCTGCTGGACGAACTGAACCACGCGGGGCTGACGATCGTGCTGACGACGCACGAGCTGAACGCCGTCGCCGCGCACCTTCCGTGGGTTGTGTGCGTCAACGGGGGCGTCATCGCGGAAGGAGCGCCGGAGCACATCTTCACGACGGACATCTTGCGCCGGACGTACAAGGCGGACATGAACGTCATCATCCATGAAGGGATTCCGATGGTGGCGGAGATGCCTCACCGTTACGGGCGCAGCGACAAGCGCGCCGACGCGATGGGTGCGCGCGTCGAAGCAGACGCGGCAGGGGCGAAGCATGCCTGA
- a CDS encoding ATP-binding protein: MKARLRSFLFSIQTKMVLAIAAVIVLAIFLSGVVFVFRTREERREQALDRVAAASPAIYQQAFFALLPRDEDERQFYEILNDLSEEQDVRILILSTDGTVLYETNEQLTGQRIVVPQSGSEDIKRGFVSWEPPAGFGEPNLTFVSASSRFVTGSGQELPFRIVLAVESGTIASAWLGVLPGLVLAALVAVPLASIAGILLARQVAQPVRRLTRASEAIAQGDFDQRIELDRDDEIGRLARSFTVMSQRVGGRDTQIRALLANVSHDLKTPMTSITGYAQSLVDGTAAANDAPRIGAVIRDEASHVNALLADLLYLGEIDAGQIITRRETVPLEELASRCVRRIEPVTRMKQIDLQVNVRPEVALHDVDPEKLERALTNVLENAAKFTPAGGEIAVRGWSENGSAPPQVLFSVTNSGSSIAEDDLPRVFDRFFRGDRTRRTATGSGLGLAITRELVELNHGHIDARNEPRGGVTFTMAFSG, encoded by the coding sequence GTGAAGGCGCGTCTGCGCTCGTTCCTCTTCAGCATCCAGACGAAGATGGTGCTCGCGATCGCGGCCGTGATCGTGCTCGCCATCTTTCTTTCCGGCGTGGTGTTCGTCTTCCGCACGCGCGAAGAGCGGCGCGAACAGGCGCTCGACCGCGTGGCGGCCGCTTCGCCGGCGATCTATCAGCAGGCGTTCTTCGCGCTCCTGCCGCGCGACGAGGACGAGCGCCAGTTCTACGAGATCCTGAACGACCTCTCGGAAGAGCAGGACGTCCGCATCCTCATCCTGTCGACGGACGGTACGGTGCTCTACGAGACCAACGAACAGCTGACGGGGCAGCGCATCGTCGTGCCGCAGTCCGGGTCGGAAGACATCAAGCGGGGCTTCGTTTCGTGGGAGCCGCCGGCGGGGTTCGGCGAGCCTAACCTGACGTTTGTGTCCGCGTCGTCGCGGTTCGTGACGGGGTCGGGGCAGGAATTGCCGTTCCGCATCGTGCTCGCGGTGGAATCAGGCACGATTGCCAGCGCGTGGCTCGGGGTGTTGCCGGGACTCGTACTCGCGGCGCTCGTTGCGGTGCCCCTGGCATCGATCGCGGGCATCCTGCTGGCGCGGCAGGTGGCGCAGCCGGTGCGACGCCTCACGCGCGCATCGGAGGCGATTGCGCAGGGCGACTTCGACCAGCGCATCGAACTGGACCGCGATGACGAGATCGGACGGCTGGCGCGATCCTTCACCGTCATGTCGCAGCGGGTCGGCGGGCGTGACACGCAGATTCGGGCTTTGCTCGCGAACGTGTCGCATGACCTCAAGACGCCGATGACCTCGATCACGGGGTATGCGCAATCACTGGTCGACGGCACGGCGGCAGCAAACGATGCGCCGCGCATCGGGGCGGTGATCCGGGACGAGGCATCGCACGTCAACGCGCTGCTCGCCGACCTGCTCTACCTCGGCGAGATCGATGCAGGGCAGATCATCACGCGCCGGGAGACGGTGCCGCTGGAAGAACTGGCGTCGCGCTGCGTGCGTCGCATCGAGCCGGTGACGCGGATGAAGCAGATCGACCTGCAGGTGAACGTGCGCCCGGAGGTTGCGCTCCACGACGTCGATCCTGAGAAGCTCGAGCGGGCGCTGACCAACGTGCTTGAGAACGCCGCGAAGTTCACGCCGGCGGGCGGGGAGATCGCGGTGCGGGGATGGTCGGAGAACGGGTCGGCGCCACCGCAGGTGCTGTTCTCGGTGACGAACTCCGGGTCGTCGATCGCCGAGGACGACTTGCCGCGGGTGTTCGACCGCTTCTTCCGGGGCGACCGGACGCGCCGCACGGCGACCGGCAGCGGGCTGGGTCTGGCGATCACCCGGGAACTGGTCGAGTTGAACCACGGGCACATCGATGCCCGGAACGAGCCGCGCGGCGGGGTGACGTTCACGATGGCGTTCAGCGGCTGA
- a CDS encoding metal ABC transporter substrate-binding protein, with amino-acid sequence MKRQLYSLFALAAAASLAFAACGDDSAGGIDDTPSAGGGDLLTIVTTVAPITSLAENIVGEHARVIGIVPEGTNSHTFEPAPSDAQTLADADVIFVNGLALEEPTIELAEANKQAGTEIVTLGDMTVTDADLKFDFSFPEEDGDPNPHLWPNVPYAMRYAEIIHEKVVALDPGNAADYDANYAELTSRLEALDAAIAVAAATVPEENRKLLTYHDSWAYWAATYGFTVIGAIQPSDFSEPSASEIADLIDQVRDEDVPAIFGSEVFPSGALEAIASESGAEYIDDLRDDDLPGEPGDDRHSYIGLMLTNMEIMLPALGGNVDALAGIDGGVAFGSQSQAEYPQ; translated from the coding sequence ATGAAGCGGCAACTCTATTCATTATTCGCACTGGCGGCCGCTGCGTCGCTGGCGTTCGCCGCGTGCGGCGACGATAGCGCCGGGGGAATCGATGACACTCCATCCGCGGGTGGTGGTGATCTGCTGACGATCGTTACCACCGTGGCGCCGATCACGAGCCTGGCTGAGAACATTGTCGGCGAGCATGCGCGTGTTATCGGCATCGTGCCGGAGGGTACGAATTCGCACACGTTCGAACCGGCGCCCAGCGACGCGCAGACGCTCGCCGATGCGGACGTTATTTTCGTCAACGGGCTGGCGCTCGAAGAGCCGACGATCGAACTTGCCGAAGCGAACAAGCAAGCAGGCACGGAGATCGTGACGCTCGGCGATATGACCGTCACGGACGCGGACTTGAAGTTCGACTTCAGCTTTCCGGAGGAGGATGGCGACCCGAACCCGCACCTCTGGCCGAACGTGCCGTACGCGATGCGCTATGCGGAGATCATTCATGAGAAGGTCGTCGCGCTCGATCCGGGGAACGCGGCTGACTACGACGCGAATTACGCCGAGTTGACGTCGCGGCTGGAGGCGTTGGACGCGGCGATCGCCGTAGCGGCGGCGACGGTGCCCGAGGAGAACCGCAAACTTCTGACGTACCACGATTCGTGGGCGTACTGGGCAGCGACGTACGGGTTCACCGTCATCGGCGCGATCCAACCGTCCGACTTCAGCGAGCCTTCGGCTTCGGAGATCGCGGACCTGATCGACCAGGTCCGTGACGAGGATGTACCGGCGATCTTCGGCTCGGAGGTGTTCCCGAGCGGCGCGCTGGAGGCGATCGCTTCGGAGTCCGGCGCGGAGTACATCGACGATTTGCGTGACGACGATCTTCCAGGGGAGCCCGGCGACGACCGGCACTCGTATATCGGGCTGATGCTGACGAACATGGAGATCATGCTGCCGGCACTCGGTGGCAACGTGGACGCGCTCGCAGGCATCGACGGCGGCGTCGCGTTCGGAAGCCAGAGCCAGGCCGAGTATCCACAGTAG
- a CDS encoding transcriptional repressor, whose protein sequence is MSCESETIDVLRESGHKMTPQRMMILTSLRHANEHMTAADIFERVKQEYPYVDISTVYRTLTVLKDMRLISETHMGTGDAAFEWVGTERHHHLICRSCNHVAELDHRYLEGLGAEINRDVGFRADIDHFAIFGVCAGCRRDLKGINN, encoded by the coding sequence ATGAGCTGCGAATCCGAGACGATCGACGTGCTCCGCGAGTCGGGGCACAAGATGACGCCGCAACGCATGATGATCCTGACGTCGCTGCGGCACGCGAATGAGCACATGACCGCGGCCGACATCTTCGAGCGCGTCAAGCAGGAGTACCCGTACGTCGACATTTCGACGGTCTACCGCACGCTCACGGTGCTGAAGGACATGCGACTCATTTCCGAGACGCACATGGGCACGGGGGATGCGGCGTTCGAGTGGGTCGGCACCGAGCGGCACCACCATCTGATCTGCCGCAGCTGCAATCACGTAGCAGAACTCGACCATCGGTATCTCGAAGGCCTGGGCGCGGAGATCAATCGCGACGTAGGGTTCCGGGCGGACATCGACCACTTTGCGATCTTCGGCGTGTGCGCGGGATGCCGGCGAGACCTCAAGGGAATCAACAACTGA
- a CDS encoding response regulator transcription factor, with amino-acid sequence MNETIPSNRILVADDDSNIADLVRMYLAKSGYEVVVASDGDETQRLLREQRFALAVLDIMMPGQDGLQIIRGLRRRSEMPVIFLSARSSDIDKVSGLQLGADDYVTKPFNPAELVARVQSVLRRSKAAVEPSGEQIDIGELRMDVRNRTAEIKGEPVTLTPKEFDLLATFARFVNVTLDREKLLDLVWGTSFYSMRTVDVHIVRLRNKLEGSGLKIETVWGSGYRLVEAIPA; translated from the coding sequence ATGAACGAGACCATCCCTTCCAACCGCATCCTGGTCGCTGACGACGATAGCAACATCGCCGACCTCGTCCGCATGTACCTGGCGAAATCCGGGTACGAGGTCGTCGTCGCGTCGGACGGGGACGAGACGCAGCGGCTGCTCCGCGAACAGCGATTCGCGCTCGCCGTGCTGGACATCATGATGCCCGGCCAGGATGGGCTGCAGATCATCCGCGGGCTGAGGCGTCGCAGCGAGATGCCCGTCATCTTCCTGTCCGCGCGCTCGTCCGATATCGACAAGGTGTCCGGGCTGCAGCTCGGCGCCGACGACTACGTCACCAAGCCATTCAACCCGGCGGAGTTGGTCGCGCGGGTGCAGTCGGTGCTCCGGCGCAGCAAGGCGGCGGTCGAGCCTTCCGGCGAGCAGATCGACATCGGCGAACTGCGGATGGACGTGCGCAATCGTACCGCGGAGATCAAGGGCGAGCCGGTGACATTGACGCCGAAGGAGTTCGACCTGCTCGCGACGTTCGCCCGCTTCGTCAACGTGACGCTCGACCGCGAGAAGCTGCTCGACCTGGTGTGGGGCACGTCGTTCTACAGCATGCGTACGGTGGACGTACACATCGTGCGGCTGCGCAACAAGCTCGAGGGCTCGGGCCTGAAGATCGAGACCGTGTGGGGCAGTGGTTACCGGCTCGTGGAGGCGATCCCCGCGTGA